AATACCAGCTATATATAGATTGAAAAATAACTTTAGTATTAAGGAGAGCGGAGAGAAAGATGAGATTTTTAATCTTGTTTTAAACTATTCTAAAGAGGAGAAGTATCTTCCTGAAAAACTTACAGAAAATGAGATAATGTATATCTCTAAAGAGGTTAAAGCATCTATAGATAGAGAAAAAAATAAAGTTATAAGCTTAAAAACTATATTAGATATTGTTGAGAAAAATAGTGAAAAAGTAGATAAAGAGAGATTAATAAAGGAACTATTAAAAGTCTATGGTAAAGTTATAAAAAAAGACTTGTAACAAATTAAACAGCAGGAGATATAACACTCCTGCTGTGCTTAAATATATTAGAAATTAAATATTCAAATTAAGATTTAAAATTTCATATTTTTCAGTATCAATAGGTAACTCTGTAAAAACTCCTAAGGTTTTTATAGAGTTATTTTTTTTAAAAGTATCAAAGAAATGTATATTTACAAAATCTTTTATAGTTACATTATACTGATGTTCAATTTTATCTTTAAGATTTTCTACCATATATTTTGGGATATCTCTATATAAAATTACAATCTCTTTCTTTTCACTTTTCACACTGTTTAGAAGAAAATATATAGATATAACATCGTTAAATGAGATATTCCAATAGTGTTCACGGAAATTAGTGAAAAGAGCAATGCATTTTTCAACTGTTTCTTGATCAATATGAAGATTTAAAAAATATAGCTCCTGTATAGAAAGATAGTGTTTCTGTTTACTAGAAACTCCAACTCTTAAAATAATTTTTTTTAGAATCTCAGCCTCTTTAGGAGAAATCTCTTTATTAAAAGTTTTTTTTATGATTTCATTCCAAACTTCTAAATGCTCATAAAAATATATAGACTCCTCTGGGAAATTACCTGTACATATTCTTAAAATATTTAAAAAATATGGGATTTCATTAAAATCAATATTTTTAAAAAGTGAATCGTGGAAAAATTCATAAAACTTTTCTAAATCTTCATTTGAAAAGATTTTAGAAAAATAAAATTTAAAAACAGAAAAATCTTTTAAAGAGTTTCCTAAACTGTTTTTATCATTCTCACCTTTGTCATCTAAATATTTAAAACTTATATAAAAAGATTTTAAAAGTTCTCTATTGCAAAAGAAATTATCCATATGACAATAACTTAAAAAGTTTTCAATATCTTTTTTTAATAAAATATCTACTTCGTTATCATGAAATAGATATGAAAAATAATCTAAAAAAATCTGTGGAAGATATGGTTCTTCAACTAAAAATTTATAGATGTAGCACGAAAGTGCCCGTTTTACATTAATATTATCCCCTGTTAAAAATACACCTTTTCCTGTATGACTCTCAATAATAAGATCAAAATTTTCCAAATCCTTTTTAATATCTACTAGATCACCGTTTAATGTACGTCTAGAAACTTCTAATTTTTTAGAAAGACTTTCTAAATTCAGATTTCCCTTAATAAGAATTTTTAGAATTAGAAAAAAAACTCTTTCATCCTTTGAAATAATTTGATTACTCTTTAAAATTTCAAAGATATTTTCATGATTCAAAATTTCTTTAATAATTAAATCTATTTTTTTACTATTAGAAATATTTGGCACTGAATCATGAATATCTCTAATAATTAGATTTAAATTAGCTTTTGAAATTTTAAAAAACGATTGTATAAACTCTAGATTTTCTCCCTTTGTGAAATTTAAAAGGCGAAGTATTCTTAAGTGTCTAGAATAAATTGCTACAGACATAGTCAGTCCCCCTTATAAACATTTAAAATGCCAGTTCATTATAAAATAAAAAAGTTCAGAAGTCAAACGCTTTTGAAAAATATTTACAGAAAAATAAAAAAATTTCAAGTAGAAAAAAGTGGAAGTTATCTAGTATACTACATTTAGACAAAAAAAATATTTTCATATTAATGAAAAAATATGGAGGGGAAAATATGATGAAAAAAGTTTTGGTGGGCACGATATTATTAGGTTCAGCACTTTATGCGTCTGATTTATCAACTGTTACTGGAGAGGGTGTAGCAACTTTTGCAAAAAAAGAGATAACAAATGATAAACCATTAATGTATTTAGCACAGAATTTTCATGAGATGGCAACACTACCAAGCTTTTCTTTAGGAGCACCTTCTGGATTAGTTTCATCATATGGTGTAGCTTTTGCAGGTATTTCTGGAAGAAGAGATAGGGATAATACAGATGGAGCATTAGCTCTTGGAATGGGATTCGGAGATGCAGATAAAATAGGAGGAGCTTTTTCTTTAGGAATTGGAAGTATTGATCCAAGAGATGGAGGATCTTTCAATAGAGGAAATCTAAACCTAAACGTTGGACACCACTTTAAAGAGTATGGATTTGGTTGGTCAGTGGGGATGACAGGACTTGATTTATGGCATGCTAATGGACTTGATGGAGATTATCAAGATCCAAGTTTTTATACAGCAGTTACAAAATTATGGGCAAATGAATTTCTACCTGTAGCTATTACAGCTGGATTTGGAAATAACTCATATGCAGATATAAATAGAGAAAATGATAGAAAAGATAAAGTTGATGGATTTGGTGCAGTGGCAATGTATTTACATCCTCAACTAAGTGTAATAGTAGACTACACAAGTAATATATTAACAGCAGGAGTTAGTGTGGTACCATTCCCAGACTATCCGATTTCACTTACTTTAGGAGCTACAAATATAAATGAGCAAGGATCAAATGATAAAGTAGCAGCAATTGGATCTTTAGCTGCAGCATATGTATTTTAAATGGGAGGTAATGATGAAAAAGATTCTATTGACAATAATGTCACTTCTATTAGTAAGCAGTTTAGCAATGGCAGTTGAACCAGAGGAAGGGGCAGCAGAACAAGAAACTCCAGCAGTAACACTTTCAAAAAGTGATTCGTTTTTAGTAGCTTTTGGAATGAAAGATTCTCAAGATGAAGAGGAGAATCAAATGAGTTCGACAACAGTAGCACACGCATCAGCACATGCAAGCGCAATAAGCTTAACACATTTACAAAATACACCATACAGCTATAAATAAAAATAAAAAATTGAGTAACACTGAAAGCAACACAAAAATAATTATTAATAATTAAGAAGTGAGAAAAGCTGTTCAGAGAGCAGCTTTTTTTTATGAAAAATATTTGAATATGGGGAGAAGGATGAGGAGAAAAGAGGATTTTTACGAAGATGACTTCTATGAAGATGAAGAGGAATTAGATCTGATGGATCTTGTTTTTACACTTCTTAGAAGATGGAAATTGATAACACTTATTGCAATACCTATATTTGCTGCAGGAGTTTTCTTTGCAATGACTAGACCAACAGTTTATAAAGCTGAGATGACTATGATGGTATCAAGTGGAAGAAATTTTAGTGCCAGCTCCCTAGATGGAGGAGAGTTATCAGTAAATCAAAAGCTAGCAACAACTTATGCAGAGATAGCTAAAAGCAATACAATCTTAAAAAGTGTTATAAAAAAATATGATTTAGAAACAAGTTTAAAAGGATTACAAAATAATGTGACAATATCACCAGTTGAAGATACAGAGTTATTACAGTTGACATATAAAAATGGAGATCCAGCACTTGCAGCAGCTGTAGTAAATGAGATTGGAAATGAGTTTATGTTAAAAGTTCGTGAGGTTATGAACTTTCAAAATATAAAAGTTGTTGAATCAGCAGAGGTTCCTAGAGAAGCATTGCCTAAAAGGAGAGTTTTAATAATTGCAATATCTTTTGTGCTATCTATTATGGTGGGATGTATGACAGCTTTTATAGTTGAGTTCTTCTTCTGTAAGTTGCGTAAACCAAAGGATATAGAGAAAATTTTAGGAACGTCAATGCTTGGAATGGTTCCAGATTTCAATCTTTCTCTAGTTGATGGAGGTAAGGATGGAAAATAGAACTAAAAGACAGATATTTTTTAAAGATGCTGATAATCATGAGATGAATGAAGCTCTTAGAGTTATTAGAACAAATCTCCATTTCTTAAATGAAAAAGAGTTAGCTCGTACAATATTAGTTACAAGTACAGTGCCAAAAGAGGGGAAAAGTGTTATAGCTTCTAACTATGCAATGAGTATCGCAATTACTGGGAAAAAAGTTTTACTAATAGATTGTGATATTAGAAGACCTAGAGCTCATGAGAGTTTTGGAGTATCTTTTGATAAAGGATTAGAATCTGTTCTTTCTGGTGAAGCGAAAGTTGAAGACGTAATTTTAAGAGATGTGGAGAAAAATTTAGATATTCTTCCCACAAGAAATGTGGCTCACAATGTAACAGAACTTTTTTTGGGAGATAAAATGAGATCTCTCTTAGATGAGTTAAAAGAAAAATACAACACAGTTATATTAGATACACCACCACTTATAATAGCAAGTGATGCAGCAATACTTTCAAAATATTGTGATGGAGTTGTGTATGTTGTGGCATATGATCAAGTTGCAAAAAGAGAGTTGGAGTTTGGAAAAACTATGTTAAATAATGCCAAAGCTAATATATATGGTTTTGTTGTAAACAAAGTTGATAAGAATGGATTATCTTATGGAAACTATGGATATTACAACAATAACTACTCATATTATAAGGATTATTACACAGAAGAGGGAGAGGCTCTTGCTAGAGCATACAGACCTCAAAAAGGGTTTAAGGGATTTATTGAAAAACTAAAAAGAGATTACAAGAGACAGCTAAGTGGGGACCAAAAGGGGAAAAGATGGTAGATATCCACACTCATCTACTATTTGGAGTTGACGATGGACCAAAGACATTAGAGGAATCTATTGAGATGATCAGGGATGCTATAGAAGTTGGATTTAATGAGTTTTATCTCACAGCTCACTATAACAAGGGAAGATTTTGTAATATTAATTATGATAAAAATTATGAAATTTTAAAAAAAAGATGTGAAGAGTTAAATCTAAAAGTTAAACTTCATAAAGGGAATGAAGTTTACTTAGATGAGAAGATAGATTTAGTCTTAGAAAAAGGAGAGTTTAATACAATAAAAGATAATCTTCTTTTAGTTGAGTTTTCTCCATTAACACCACCAAATGTGGGAAAGCATCTTTTGAAAAAAGTTTTAGAAAAAGGGTTTACACCTATTTTAGCTCATGTGGAAAGATATAGTCATTTTAGGGGAAGTGACTTAGTGGAGTTGAAAAAACTTGGAGTAAAACTTCAAGTGAATATGTGTGGAGATAAACCAAAGTATATAGTTAGGTTATTAAATGAGGGATATATTGATTACTTAGGTAGTGATGCCCATGGAACAGAGAAAAGGAGCTATAAGGAAATTAAAAAGGAGGGGAAGAAAAATGAGAAAACAAAATCTACTGACGGGATTTTTAATACTTTCTTTAGGAGCATATTCAGAAGACCTTGGCTTAGAAGCCATTCTTGAAAGAGTTAAAGTTGCTAATCCTGAGGTTAGAGTTAAAGAGTTAGATGTAAAGATAAAGGAGAAAGGGAAGAAAAAGGCCTTTAGAAATCTTATTCTACCACCTGTAACAATAGAAAGTGAAAATGACTGGGAAACAGCTAAAAAAGAGGGGTTTGGATTTGAAAAGATAGAAGCAGTAATTCCTATTTTTCAAGGTGGAAAGATAGTAAATACATATAAAAAATCAAAAAGCGAATTGGAATTAGCTAAAGAGGAACAAAAATTAGCTGTTTATTCATGGCAAGAAAATGCTGTAAATGCATATTTTTCCACATTAAACTACAGAAAGCAAAAAGAGGTAACAGATTTAACAATTGCAGCCCTACAAAAACAAAGAAACAGACTTGATGGTTTATACAAAGAGAATAAAATGATAGCAAAGTCAGAAGTTTTAAAAGTTGAGGCAGATTTAGAAAATAATAGAGCATTAAATTATGAAAATATTCAAAAAGAGAGAGCAGCTAAAGAGACATTGATGCAACTTTTAGGATATGATTTAGATAAAGAGATTACATTGTCTGAGTTTAATGCAATGGACTATTTAAAATCTTTGGGAGATATTAAAAAAGTTGAAGATCCTAAAAATACAACTTTAGGTAAGACTCAGAGTTTAATGGTAGATTTAGCAGAGTATGATCTGAAAATTGCAAAAGCTGATCTGTATCCAGTACTTTATGTAAAACCTTCTCATAAATTTAAAGAGGAAAATTTAAATACACATAAATATGAAACTGTAAATGAAGGTAGAGTAGAAGTTGGTATTAGGTATACTTTCGCTTGGGGAGCAACACTAGATTCTGTAGACCAAAGTGAATACAGATTAGATCAAGCTAAGATTAAGTATGATAACAATATTCAAGGAATAAAGTTAGATATGAGAAATAAGCTTGGAGAGATAGAATCCTTAGCTGGTCAAAGTGAAGCTCAAAAGAAAAGAGTTGAACTACTGAGAGAAAACTTAAAAATTGATAACTTGAGATATGACAATGAGCTTGTGACAACATTTGATTATCTAAATTCAGTAAATAAATTAAAAAGTGCTGAAGAGGATTACTACAAACTTCAAAGATCACTTGTTTTAGCAGTGATAGAGTATGAGAATCTGTATAAGTAGGGGAGAGGTATGAATAAAAAGATAATGATTGGTGCTGTAGTTGCAGTGCTAGCTCTTGGAGGATACCTTGCCATTAATAAGGTGAGTGGGAAAGAGGTAAAAGTTTCTAAGATAGAGATAGGTAGCCTTTCTAGCTCAATACTTTATGCAGGAGTTGTTGCACCAGGAGAGGTTGTACCTGTGTATGTAGAAGCACCTGTTTTAGTTGAGTCAATAATAGCTCGTGTGGGACAAGAGGTTGAACCTGGAGATAGACTTATGACTTTTAGTACTAAGAGTATAATTGAAAATGATAAAGAGTTAAAAATAAATGAGCTTGATATAAAAGATGTAAAACTTAGAATAGCTGATTTAGATGGTGGATCATTGAAGTTAGAATTAGATAATAGAAAACTTGAGATGAGAAACTTAGAGGAGAAAATAAAGGGAGATGAAAGAAGGCTTCCAGTATTAACAGCAGAGGCTAGAACTTTAAAGGAAAAAGCAGAGGCTTATAAAAAACTTTTAGCTGCAGATGGAGTTTCTAGTACAGAAGCTAATAAGGCTGCAACAGAAGCTGATAAAAAAATGGTAGAGCTTGAGGATTTAAGAACTGATTTAGAGCTGAATAGACAAAAGTTTGAACTTTCAGCTGTAAGTTTTGAAAGTTTAACTAGAGAACTACAGATTGAAGAAGCTAAACTAAAATCAAGTTTAGAGAAGCTACAACTAAATTATGATATTTTAACTCGTCGTGCAGAGCAGTTAAGAAAACCTCTTGAAGCACCAATAGCTGGAGTTATTACAGCAATAGATGTGGTAGAGGGAAGTAATATGTTAGGTGGACAAAGATTACTTGCTATATCTCCAAAAGGAGAGAGTACAGTAAAAGTTGAAGTACCAATGTATCAAGCTAGTAGTGTTTCACCAAAACAAAAAGCAATTATACGTAGTTCATCATCTGGTGGAGATTTAATGTATGAAGGAGTTGTATCTAGAGTTTCTAGTGTAGCTCGTGAAAGTGTTTTAGGTGGAAAAAATGATAAAGTTATAGAGGTTGAAGTAAAGGTTTCAGAAACTAATGACTTAAAACCTGGATTTATAACTGATGTAGAGATAACTAATGATTCTACAAGAAGTGTTGCAACTGTTTCATCTTTTTCTGTAATAGAGGAGGGAGATAAGAACTATGTCTATATAGTTGACGAAGGCAAAGTTAGAAAAACAGAGGTAAAAATTGGTGCAAAAACTTCTACAGATTATGAAGTGCTTAATCTGCCACTGGGAACAGAGGTTGTAATAAATCCATTTAAAGTTAGTAACGGTGAAAGAGTAAAGGCTGTGATTTAATGAGATTTTGGATGGCATTTAGATTCCTTCGGGGAAATATTGAAAGAGCTTTATTTCCACTTGTGGCAGTTATAGTTGGAGCAATGGCTTTGGTTATGACACTATCTCTTGGAGATGGAGCAAAAAATATTATAGATAGAGATTTATCTGCCATAGGAAACAATAGAATTCTTATTGGAGCAGACTCTATAAGTTCTAAAGATTTAGAGCTAGTTGAGAGATTGCCTTTTGTGGAATATGCAGTTTTTCCAGAGGCAAGAAGATTAGTAGAAAATACATTATATAGAAGTTACACAAAAAAAGCTTTAAAAGCTATGAATCTTCCAAGGTTAAAAGAGGGAGAGGTAATTTTAGATAAGACACAGTTTTTAGATACAGAAGTGGGGGCAGAAGTAGAGCTACAAACTGAGTTGGGAAAAAGGAAATTTACAATTAGGGATTTGTATCAAGAGGAGAGTCCGTTTGAAACTATGAAAATGGGAGATAGGGTCATTGTAAGTGATGAAACTTTTGAAAGAATCTTTGGAAGGAGAACCTATAAAAGCTTAGTGATCTCCTTTCCACAAGATGAGGATGGGGTGGAATATATACCAGTTATACTTCGAGAGCTGAATAGGTCTCGGTTTGGGTACGATCAGGTACGGGTTTTAGAAATGCCAGACATCTATAAAAAAGTGGAGAGGATAAAAAGTTTTGTAGGAAAAGGACTTTTTATCCTCTCTTTTATTTCGTTAGTTGTTGGTGGAGCTGGAATTTTAAATTTAATAGCTGCAGCAGTGAGAGAGCGAAGTTCATATATAGGGATACTACGAACAGTGGGAATGGATAAAAAAAAATTGATGGAGATATTTTTAATAGAGGCAGCAGTGGTTATAACTTTAGGTACTCTTACAGGAGTTGTTATTGGAGTGGTGATGTCGTACTTAGCTGGAAATATACTAAAAATACCACCATATTTTAACTTTATAAAGATGGTAGGAGCTATGATTCTTACTATGGGTGTTGGACTACTCTTTGGAGTTTTTCCTGCTAAAGCAGCAGGAGAGCTAGAGATAGTAGAGGCGCTGAAAATTTAAGGGAGGGATTGGCTATGAAACATAGTCAGAATATAAGAGGAAGAATAATATATACAATAACACTATTTTTTCTACTTGAAATTATGAGACAAAGTTTTCAATTAAGTGGAGAACTAATATTTTATTCATTATTTCCAATTATGCTTTTTTCCTACTATATTTTTGATACATTTTCTTTCAATAAAAAGTATAGATACAGAGAGTTTATTATATCAGCAGCTATAAATGGTCTTATTTTCTATATTTTAATAGCTTACTATAAAGATACTAGCTTAATCTTTGGTTGGGTATTTTTCACTATTGTTCAAAATCTAATTAAATGGCTTTATAATATCATATTTAGTTCAACTGAAAGAGTTGTATTACTTACAGATAGATTAGATGACAAGTTAGAAAATATAATTAGAAAAAATGAAAAACTATCATATAAAGGATGCGTTAATCTAGATGAAATAGGGAAAATTAAAAGTATGAACGCAAGTGAAGTAATCTATCCCATAGAAATAACAAATCAAGCTATAAATGAGATTTATAATTTGAAAATGTCTGGAGTTAAAGTAAAGGATTCTATGGCATTTTTACAAGAAGTTGAGGGAAAAATAGATATTGATAGCTTATCTAAAGATTGGGTTATAAAGGCAAGAGGATTTGAAGTTTTAAGTTCTAGCTTTGAGCAAAGAATAAAAAGAATTTTAGATATATCGATGTCACTAGTGATTCTTATAATTGGAGCTCCATTTATGATTTTTACATACTTTCTTGTAAAATTTGATAATCCAAAAAATTTCTTTAATAATCCAGCATTTTTTAGGCAAAAGCGTATTGGAGCTGGAGGAAAAGAATTTGAGATAGTTAAATTTAGATCTATGAGATTACATGATCCAAGTGAACATTCAAAGTATGCTAGCAAAAAAGATGATAGGATTACTCCAGTTGGAAAATTTATAAGAAAAACAAGGTTGGATGAGTTGCCACAGATATTTAATGTATTAAAAGGTGACATGAGCTTTGTAGGACCAAGGCCAGAGTGGAATGAACTTGGAAGAGAGTATGAAAAAAAGATAAATATGTATAAGGTACGATATGCAGTAAAACCAGGACTTACAGGGTGGGCACAAGTTATGTATCCATATGGAGCAAGTTTAGAAGACGCTAAAAAAAAGTTAGAATATGATATTTATTACATAAAACATCAAAATTTTATATTAGATATAATAATACTATTTAAAACAGTTAAAGTAGTACTATTTGGGAAGGGGATGTAGAGATGAAAGTTTCTATAATAACAGCGAGTTATAATAGTGATAAATATATAGAAGATACAATAAAATCAGTTTTATCTCAAACGTATAAGAATATAGAATATATAATAATCGATGGTGGTTCAAAAGATAATACTTTAGATATAGTTAAAAAATATGAAAAAAATTTTAATGGTAGATTAAAGTGGATATCTGAAAAGGATAAGGGTATTTACGATGCTATGAATAAAGGAATTAATTTAGCTTCAGGAGATATTATTGGGCTTATTAATTCAGACGATTATTTAAGTAATGAAACAATAATAGAGAAAGTTGTAAATAAAATAAAAGAGAAGAATTCAGATTTAATTTATGGAGATTTAGATTTCATAAAAGAAAATGATAAAACTAGTGTGGTTAGAAAATGGAAATCTGGAGTTTATAAAAAAGGAATATTTAGAAGAGGATGGCATCCAGCTCATCCAACTTTATATATAAAAAAAGAATTTTATAATAAAGTTGGAAACTTTTCACTAGATTATAAAATAGCAGCAGATTTTGATTTGATGTTAAGAATCTTTGAAAAAAATAATCCAAAAGTTGATTATCTAGAAGAAGTAATGGTAAAAATGAGAGTTGGTGGAGTTAGCACAGGTGGATTTAAAAGTAAATTAACTATAGCTAAAGAGTGCTCAAGAGCTTGGAGTAAGAATAGCCTATCGAAACCATTTTTATTTGATTATATAAGGTTTATAACAAAATTAAAACAAATGATTTAAGAGGAGATAAATATGTTAACAGCAATAATTATGGCTGGAGGCAGTGGTGAAAGATTTTGGCCATTGTCAACACCTGAAAAACCAAAGCAACTTTTAAAAATATTTTCAGATAAAACTATGATAAGAGAAACTGTAGATAGAATCTTGCCTATAATCCCTGCTGATAAAATATTTATAGCAACAAATGAACTACAACAGATGGCAATAAAAAAAGAGTTAAAAGATATTCCAGAGGAAAATATAATCATTGAGCCAGATTTTAAAGATACAGCTGCAGCAATAGGATATTCATCATTGATAATTGAAAATAGATTAAAAAAATTATTGAAAAATGATGAAAAACTTGAAGTGGTTGTATTAGCTTCAGATCATTTAATTAAAGATGAAAACCTTTTTAGAAAAGTTATAAATAAGGGCGCAGAGGAAGCAAGAAAAAATAGTGTTATTGTAACGTTAGGAATAAAACCAGATAAACCAGAAACTGGATATGGATATATAGAGGTAAAAAATGATGAAAAGATAGATTTAAATGAAGTTTATAAAGTTAAAAGATTTCGTGAAAAACCAAATTTAGAAACAGCTGAAAACTATGTAGCTTCAGGAAAATATCTTTGGAATTCAGGGATGTTTATATTTACAATAGAAACTATTTTTAAAAATTTTGATGTTCTTATGGAGGAACATACAGAGATTTTTAATTCTATAAGAGAAAAATTGTTACAGAATAAAACAGGACTTGAACTAACCAATTTAGTGAGAAGTGATTTTAAACAATTTGAAAAAATTTCTATAGATTTTGGGCTAATGGAGTTTTCTAAAAACATAAGAGTAATACCGGTAGATATAGGTTGGAATGATATAGGATCTTTTAATGCTTTAGATGAAGTTTTTCCAAAAAATATAGCGGGAAATATAATTAGAAATACAACTGTTTTAGAATTAGATGCTGTAAATAATATAGTTGTTGGAGACGGAAGTAAAATATCATTATTAGGGGTAAAAGATTTAGTTGTTGTAAAAAATGGTAATAATATATTAATAGCAGATAAATCTAGAACACAAGATATAAAAAAAATAATACAAAAATAAAGGGGAATATAATGGAAAGAAAAATAGCTTTAATAACTGGAATAACAGGACAGGATGGATCGTATTTAGCAGAGCTTCTTTTAGATAAGGGATATGATGTACACGGAATAATAAGAAGAGCATCATCTTTTAACACTCAAAGAATAGAACATTTGTATATTGACGAACTAATAGAAGATATGCATAAAGATAGAAAAATAAAGCTACACTATGGGGATATGACAGACTCTATGAGTTTAACAAGAATAATAAAAGAGATTCAACCAACAGAAATATATAACTTAGCAGCACAATCACATGTTAAGGTATCTTTTGAAGTACCAGAGTATACAGCAGATGCAGATGCGGTTGGAACTTTAAGAGTTTTAGAGGCTGTAAGATTTTTAGGAATGGAAAAAGCTTGTAAGATATATCAAGCTTCAACATCTGAGCTATTTGGAAAGGTACAAGAAGTTCCTCAAAAAGAAACGACGCCATTTTATCCGACGTCACCATATGCAGTAGCAAAACAATATGGATTTTGGATAACTAAAAATTATAGGGAAGCTTATGGAATGTTTGCAGTAAATGGAATTCTTTTCAATCATGAATCTGAGAGAAGAGGAGAAACATTTGTAACTAGAAAGATAACTTTAGCAGCTGCAAGAATAGCGAAAGGATATCAAAAGAGATTATATCTAGGAAATCTTGATGCACTAAGAGATTGGGGACATGCAAAAGATTATGTAGAGTGTATGTGGATGATACTTCAACATGACACTCCAGAAGATTTTGTTATTGCAACAGGAGAACAATATTCAGTAAGAGAATTTTGTAACTATGCTTTTAAGGAGATAGGAATAGAATTAGAATGGAAAGGAATTGGAGTAGAGGAAAAAGGATACAATAAATTAACAGGAGAGTGTTTAATTGAAGTTGACCCACAATACTTTAGACCTTCAGAGGTTGAAACTCTTTTAGGAGATCCAACAAAAGCAAGAACAGTTTTAGGATGGAATCCAAGAAAAACATCATTTGAGGATTTAGTAAGAGGTATGGTAAAACATGATCTTGAGTTTGTAGAAAAAGAACACAATGCTAGAATGATAGTAAAGAGATAGGTGGAAAAATGGAAAAAAGTTCTAAAATATATATAGCTGGTCATAGAGGCATGGTAGGGTCAGCAATAGTAAGAAGATTAGAAGAAAATGGATATACAAATATTATATACAGAACTTCAACAGAGCTTGATTTAAGAAATCAAGCTGCTGTTGAAAAATTCTTTAAAGAGGAAAAGCCAGAGTATGTGTTTTTAGCAGCAGCAAAAGTTGGTGGAATTCATGCGAATAACAGTTATCCAGCAGAGTTTATCTATGATAATTTGATGATAGAAACAAATATTATAAACTCTTCTTATAAAAATAAAGTTAAAAAACTACTATTTTTAGGAAGCTCTTGTATATACCCTAAATTTGCACAACAACCTATAAAAGAGGAATATTTATTAACTGGTTCTCTAGAAGAAACAAATGAAGCTTATGCGATAGCAAAAATAACAGGGATAGAATTATGTAAGTTTTATAGAAGACAGTATGGGTGCGATTTTATATCAGCAATGCCAACAAATTTATATGGTATAAATGATAATTTTAATTTAGAAACATCGCATGTTATGCCAGCACTTATTAGAAAGTTTCATGAATCTAAAGTAAACAACTCTAAAGAAGTTGTTATGTGGGGAACTGGAAAACCAAGAAGAGAGTTTATGTATGT
This genomic window from Cetobacterium sp. NK01 contains:
- the gmd gene encoding GDP-mannose 4,6-dehydratase — its product is MERKIALITGITGQDGSYLAELLLDKGYDVHGIIRRASSFNTQRIEHLYIDELIEDMHKDRKIKLHYGDMTDSMSLTRIIKEIQPTEIYNLAAQSHVKVSFEVPEYTADADAVGTLRVLEAVRFLGMEKACKIYQASTSELFGKVQEVPQKETTPFYPTSPYAVAKQYGFWITKNYREAYGMFAVNGILFNHESERRGETFVTRKITLAAARIAKGYQKRLYLGNLDALRDWGHAKDYVECMWMILQHDTPEDFVIATGEQYSVREFCNYAFKEIGIELEWKGIGVEEKGYNKLTGECLIEVDPQYFRPSEVETLLGDPTKARTVLGWNPRKTSFEDLVRGMVKHDLEFVEKEHNARMIVKR
- the fcl gene encoding GDP-L-fucose synthase — protein: MEKSSKIYIAGHRGMVGSAIVRRLEENGYTNIIYRTSTELDLRNQAAVEKFFKEEKPEYVFLAAAKVGGIHANNSYPAEFIYDNLMIETNIINSSYKNKVKKLLFLGSSCIYPKFAQQPIKEEYLLTGSLEETNEAYAIAKITGIELCKFYRRQYGCDFISAMPTNLYGINDNFNLETSHVMPALIRKFHESKVNNSKEVVMWGTGKPRREFMYVDDLADSLIHLMLNYSDEIHVNLGTGEDIEIGELANLIKEIVGYEGEIINDLSKPDGTPRKLLDVERLNSTGFKHKVKLKEGIEKVYEWFLNTQDVKK